The following proteins come from a genomic window of Columba livia isolate bColLiv1 breed racing homer chromosome 27, bColLiv1.pat.W.v2, whole genome shotgun sequence:
- the HCN2 gene encoding potassium/sodium hyperpolarization-activated cyclic nucleotide-gated channel 2, translated as MRTGRGAAGGEAAAEEEAADAAKRGGAAGRARGRGGKGSPNGECRRGDPPRSPGPEPPREPKVSFSCGGGGASPGGAKAAEEGAGEDAGEEARGSQASFMQRQFGAMLQPGVNKFSLRMFGSQKAVEREQERVKSAGAWIIHPYSDFRFYWDFTMLLFMVGNLIIIPVGITFFKEETTAPWIVFNVVSDTFFLMDLVLNFRTGIVIEDNTEIILDPERIKKKYLKTWFVVDFVSSIPVDYVFLIVEKGIDSEVYKTARALRIVRFTKILSLLRLLRLSRLIRYIHQWEEIFHMTYDLASAVMRIINLIGMMLLLCHWDGCLQFLVPMLQDFPQNCWVSINGMVNDSWSELYSFALFKSMSHMLCIGYGKQAPESMTDIWLTMLSMIVGATCYAMFIGHATALIQSLDSSRRQYQEKYKQVEQYMSFHKLPADFRQKIHDYYEHRYQGKMFDEDSILGELNEPLREEIVNFNCRKLVASMPLFANADPNFVTAMLTKLKFEVFQPGDYIIREGTIGKKMYFIQHGVVSILTKGNKEMKLSDGSYFGEICLLTRGRRTASVRADTYCRLYSLSVDNFNEVLEEYPMMRRAFETVAIDRLDRIGKKNSILLHKVQHDLNSGVFNNQENEIIQEIVKYDREMVQQAELQQHTAMYSPVQPQVTSAIATLQQAVAMSFCPQMASPLVGSMALGSPRMMRRLQYAQAVPSPFAVSPVLLQQSPPQQPQPPAPHANPSPDPAQPAALPTNAFAAASPPSQSPLASRTFAYGGAAGQGGSQLSLGQQQPPGSPQRLAAHKSTQALPTSSLSQESRPLSASQPSLPHGLAAGSTQSPPASARESCSSIGGGPAAASPGPGPPATLRGQAPPRGPPVHPAPTGSGLAGPPATPQDSARKDSAASTPDTDPAKSRLSSNL; from the exons aTGCGGACCGGCCGCGGTGCGGcgggcggggaggcggcggccgaGGAGGAGGCGGCCGATGCGGCCAAGCGCGGcggagcggcggggcgggcgcggggccgcggcgggaAGGGGTCCCCGAACGGCGAGTGCCGGCGGGGGGACCCACCACGGAGCCCCGGCCCGGAGCCTCCCCGGGAGCCCAAAGTGTCCTTCTcctgcggcggcggcggcgcgtcCCCCGGCGGGGCCAAGGCGGCCGAGGAGGGCGCGGGTGAGGATGCGGGCGAGGAGGCCCGCGGCAGCCAGGCCAGCTTCATGCAGCGGCAGTTCGGGGCGATGCTCCAGCCCGGCGTCAACAAGTTCTCGCTGCGGATGTTCGGCTCGCAGAAGGCGGTGGAACGAGAGCAGGAGCGCGTCAAGTCGGCGGGGGCCTGGATCATCCACCCCTACAGCGACTTCAG GTTTTACTGGGACTTCACGATGCTGCTCTTCATGGTGGGCAACCTGATCATCATCCCCGTGGGCATCACCTTCTTCAAGGAGGAGACCACGGCACCTTGGATCGTGTTCAACGTGGTCTCCGACACCTTCTTCCTGATGGACCTGGTGCTGAACTTCCGCACAGGGATTGTCATTGAGGACAACACGGAAATCATCCTGGACCCGGAGAGGATCAAGAAGAAGTACCTCAAGACTTGGTTTGTGGTGGACTTTGTTTCCTCCATCCCCGTGGACTACGTCTTCCTCATAGTGGAGAAGGGAATAGACTCGGAGGTGTACAAGACGGCCCGTGCACTGCGCATCGTGCGCTTCACCAAGATCCTCAGCCTCCTGCGCCTGCTCCGCCTCTCCCGGCTCATCCGCTACATCCACCAGTGGGAGGAG ATTTTCCACATGACGTATGACCTGGCCAGCGCAGTGATGAGGATCATCAATCTCATCGGgatgatgctgctgctctgccactgGGACGGCTGCCTGCAGTTCCTGGTGCCCATGCTGCAGGACTTCCCGCAGAACTGCTGGGTCTCCATCAACGGGATGGTG AACGACTCGTGGAGCGAGCTCTACTCCTTCGCCCTCTTCAAGTCCATGAGCCACATGCTCTGCATCGGCTACGGGAAGCAGGCGCCCGAGAGCATGACGGACATCTGGCTGACCATGCTGAGCATGATCGTGGGGGCCACCTGCTACGCCATGTTCATCGGCCACGCCACCGCCCTCATCCAGTCCCTGGACTCCTCGCGGCGTCAGTACCAGGAGAAG TACAAGCAGGTGGAGCAGTACATGTCCTTCCACAAGCTGCCCGCCGACTTCCGACAGAAGATCCATGACTACTACGAGCACCGCTACCAGGGCAAGATGTTCGACGAGGACAGCATCCTGGGGGAGCTCAACGAGCCCCTGCGCGAG GAAATTGTGAACTTCAACTGCCGCAAGCTGGTGGCCTCGATGCCCCTGTTTGCCAACGCGGACCCCAACTTTGTCACCGCGATGCTCACCAAGCTGAAGTTCGAGGTGTTTCAGCCGGGTGACTACATCATCCGCGAGGGCACCATTGGCAAGAAGATGTACTTCATCCAGCACGGGGTGGTCAGCATCCTCACCAAGGGCAACAAGGAGATGAAACTCTCTGACGGCTCCTACTTCGGAG AAATCTGCCTGCTGACGCGGGGCCGGCGCACGGCCAGCGTCCGGGCGGACACCTACTGCCGCCTCTACTCGCTCTCGGTGGACAACTTCAACGAGGTGCTGGAGGAGTACCCCATGATGAGACGGGCCTTCGAGACCGTGGCCATCGACCGCCTCGACCGCATCG GGAAGAAGAACTCGATCCTGCTCCACAAAGTGCAGCACGACCTCAACTCGGGTGTCTTCAACAACCAGGAGAACGAGATCATCCAGGAGATCGTCAAGTACGACCGGGAGATGGTGCAGCAGgcggagctgcagcagcacacggCCATGTACAGCCCGGTCCAGCCGCAGGTCACCTCGGCCATTGCCACACTCCAGCAAGCCGTGGCCATGAGCTTCTGCCCGCAGATGGCCAGCCCGCTGGTGGGCTCCATGGCGCTGGGCTCGCCCCGCATGATGCGCCGCTTGCAGTACGCCCAGGCCGTGCCCAGCCCCTTCGCCGTCTCCCCcgtcctgctgcagcagagccccccgcagcagccgcagcccccaGCGCCCCACGCCAACCCCTCGCCGGACCCGGCCCAGCCCGCAGCCCTGCCCACCAACGCCTTCGCCGCGGCCAGCCCGCCGTCCCAAAGCCCCCTGGCCAGCCGGACGTTCGCCTatggcggggccgcggggcagGGGGGCTCCCAGCTGTccctgggccagcagcagccgccCGGCTCGCCGCAGCGCCTGGCCGCGCACAAGAGCACGCAGGCGCTGCCCACCAGCAGCCTCAGCCAGGAGTCGCGGCCCCTCTCGGCCTCgcagccctccctgccccacggGCTGGCGGCCGGCAGCACCCAGAGCCCACCGGCCTCGGCCCGCGAGTCCTGCTCCTCCATCGGCGGGGGCCCGGCTGCCGCTTCACCAGGCCCTGGCCCCCCGGCCACACTGCGGGGCCAGGCCCCGCCGCGGGGACCCCCGGTGCACCCGGCGCCCACGGGCTcggggctggcggggccgcCCGCCACGCCACAGGACTCGGCCCGCAAGGATTCGGCGGCCAGCACGCCCGACACGGACCCGGCCAAGTCCAGGCTCTCTTCCAACTTGTGA